A stretch of DNA from Microlunatus capsulatus:
GCACCCTAGTGCGGCCCGCCCCCGCGCCGGGACCGGCCGCGGGCGGGGTCGGGCGGCCGCCCGGCGCCTGGGAGACTGGGCCGGTGCAGATCGTGGTGCTGGCGGGCGGCGTGGGCGGGTCGAGGTTCGTGCAGGGGGTGCGCCGGGCGCACCCCGGGGCGACCATCAGCGTCATCGGCAACACCGCCGACGACATCACGATGCACGGCCTGCGGATCTGCCCCGACCTGGACACGATGATGTACACCCTCGGCGGCGGCGGGGACGACGAGCGCGGCTGGGGCCGGCTCGGGGAGACCTGGAACGTGCTGGGCGAGCTGGCCGCCTACGGGGTGGAGCCCAGCTGGTTCTCCCTCGGCGACCTGGACATCGGCACCCACCTGGTGCGCACCCAGATGCTGGAGGCCGGCTACCCGCTGACCGAGGTCACGCAGGCGCTGACGGCCCGCTGGCTCGCCGCCGACCCCGGCATCCGGCTGCTGCCGATGAGCGACGACCGCGTCGAGACCCACGTCGTCATCGCCGACCCGGGCTCCCCCGCCGGCCGGCGCGCCGTGCACTTCCAGGAGTACTGGGTGCGGCTGCGCGCCGCCCCGGACGCGCTGGAGGTGGTCCGCGTCGGGATCGACGCCGCGCGGCCGACGTCCGCGGTGCTCGCCGCGCTGGCGGGCGCCGACCTCGTGCTCGTCGCGCCCAGCAACCCCGTCGTCTCCATCGGCCCGATCCTCGCCGTGCCGGGGCTCCGGGACGCGCTCCGGGCGACGCCGGCCCCCGTGGTCGGCTTCGCCGGCATCCTCGGCGGCGCGCCGGTGCTGGGGATGGCGCACCGGCTGCTGCCCGCGATCGGCGTGGAGGTCGACGCGGCCGCCGTCGGGCTGCACTACGGCGCCCGGGACGCCGGCGGGGTGCTCGACCTCTGGGTGATGGACGAGCGCGACGCGGGCTCGGCCGACGCGGTGCGCCGGGGCGGCCTCGCCGTGACCACCACCGACCTCGTGATGGCCGACGCCGACGCCACCGCCGCCTTCGTCCGGCACGCCCTCGACCGGCTGCCGACGGGGTCGGCCCCCCCCGCGTGATCACCGTCTTCGCCCCCGACGGCGCCGGCGAGGTGGTGGTCGGCACCGACCTGGCCGACCTCGTGCTGCGGACCGTCGCGGCCGACCCGCACGGGCCCCTCGTCGACGGCGACGTCGTCGTCGTCACCTCCAAGGTGCTGAGCAAGGCCGCCGGCCTGGCCCGCCCGGGCGCCGACCGGGAGGCCGCGGTCGACGAGCAGACGGTGCGCACCG
This window harbors:
- the cofD gene encoding 2-phospho-L-lactate transferase, producing MQIVVLAGGVGGSRFVQGVRRAHPGATISVIGNTADDITMHGLRICPDLDTMMYTLGGGGDDERGWGRLGETWNVLGELAAYGVEPSWFSLGDLDIGTHLVRTQMLEAGYPLTEVTQALTARWLAADPGIRLLPMSDDRVETHVVIADPGSPAGRRAVHFQEYWVRLRAAPDALEVVRVGIDAARPTSAVLAALAGADLVLVAPSNPVVSIGPILAVPGLRDALRATPAPVVGFAGILGGAPVLGMAHRLLPAIGVEVDAAAVGLHYGARDAGGVLDLWVMDERDAGSADAVRRGGLAVTTTDLVMADADATAAFVRHALDRLPTGSAPPA